Below is a genomic region from Candidatus Neomarinimicrobiota bacterium.
GAAAATGTCATTCAGGAGAAGCGGAAAGACTTAAAAATCATTAAAAGGCTGGGATTTGCCCGCTGTCGTCTTTCCATTGCCGTTCCCAAAAACATGAATATTTCCAAACCGGAAAATCTGAACGGACTCAGTATAGCTACGTCTTACCCTGAAATCCTGAGCCATTATCTGGATGAAAAAAACATACGTGCATCTATCTATGAAATCAGCGGTTCGGTGGAAATCAGTCCCGGCATCGGATTGGCTGATGCAATTTTCGATATCGTAAGCAGCGGAAGCACACTCCTGAGCAACGGACTGAAGGAAATCATCACCGTCATGACATCGGAAGCCGTTCTGGCCGGTAAAGAGCTTGAACCGGAAAAGCAGCAAATTCTGGATCAGCTTGTTTTTCGGTTAAAGGCTGTACGTGAAGCAGAACGGAACAAGTATATTCTTTTAAATGCGCCTGATGACAAACTGGATGCGATTACCCGTATTATCCCCGGCATGAAAAGTCCGAGTGTCATACCCCTGGCCCGTAAGGGGTGGTCTTCGGTTCATTCTGTTATCAGCGAAGATGATTTCTGGGAGAATATCGAGCAACTGAAAAAAACCGGTGCTGAAGGCATTTTAATTATACCCATTGAGAAGATGGTCCGTTAAGGAGGAAAAGCAGTGCAAAAATTGTATCAACCGAACATGAAATTTGTTGAACGCCTTTTCGACAGGAAAAACACACCCGATGCGGAGATGCTGAAAAAAACCATGTCAATCTTTAAATCCGTGAAACGAAACGGTGATGAGGCCGTGAAAGCATACACCCGAACTTTCGACGGGGTCGATGTATCCGGCCTGTGCATGCCCATTCTCATGGAAGATTTTGAATCCCGGGTGGATGATTCCCTGAAAGAAGCCATTGCCTGGGCTGCGGAAAATATCCGGACCTTTCATGAAAAACAGATTCCAGGTAAGAATGAAAACTATACTATAGATGTCCGTCCCGGCATATCCTGCGGATTGCGATATCTGCCCGTTGAAACGGCAGGAATCTATATTCCCGGCGGCACAGCGCCTTTGTTTTCCAGTGTCTTGATGCTGGTGATTCCCGCCCAATTGGCAGGGTGCAAAAAGATTGTCTGTTGTACACCGCCGGATAAAGAAGGCTCAGTGAATCCGGTGATTGGATATACTCTGGCTTACCTGGGGATTGACAGGGTTTACCTGGCCGGTGGCGCACAGGCTGTAGCCGCCATGACATACGGAACCGAGTCCATTCCCCGGGCAGATAAAATTGCCGGACCGGGAAATGCATGGGTGACCCTTGCCAAACAGGTGGCTTTTCTTAACGGGACAGGCATCGATCTGCCGGCAGGGCCCTCGGAGGTTGCCATTCTTGCTGATGATTCGGCTGATCTTGAATTTGTGGCGGCAGACTGTCTTTCCCAGGCGGAACATGGTTTTGACAGCCAGGTACTTGTAGTTACCACATCGGAACGGATTTATAATGACCTGATCCCGGAAATCACACGTCGGTTAAACCAACTGCCACGCAAAGACATGGCAAAACAATCTCTGGAAAAGAGTTTTCTGATCTATGTTCCAAACCTGGAAGATGCAGTATCCATCACCAATCTCTATGCCCCGGAACACCTGATTATCCAGACACGTGATGCCGAAACAATCTCAAAGAAGGTGGAAAATGCCGGTTCTGTCTTTGTTGGGCGGTGGACACCGGAATCTGCCGGAGACTATGCATCCGGGACAAACCATACCCTGCCCACATCGGGGAATGCAGCCCATACGGGCGGCGTAACGGTTAAAACCTTTATGAAAACCATGACGACACAGATGATCACACGGGAAGGGCTCAAAGAACTGGGACCCCGGGTCATGACGATGGCTCAGGCCGAAACACTGGATGGTCACTCTGAAGCAGTCCGGATCCGGCTGAAAAAACTTAAAGGATATACCAATGGATAAAATCATCCGGCAAAATATCCGCACATTGAAACCTTATTCCTCGGCCCGGGATGAATTCAAAGGAAAAGCCGAACTTTTTCTGGATGCCAACGAATCCCCCTGGGATGACGGGTCACAACTCAACCGCTATCCGGATCCCATGCAGCGAGATCTGAGAAAAAAAATTGCCGAATATTTCAAGGTGGATGAAGAAACCCTTTTCATCGGGAATGGCAGTGACGAAGCCATCGATCTGCTGATTCGTATCACGTGTGAACCGGGTGTTGACCGGATTGTCCAGTTTCCGCCTACATACGGCATGTATGAGGTCCAGGCCCGGATTCAGAATGCAGGCATTAAAAATATCCTTCTGAATGAGGATTTTACTTTACCGGTGGATGAATATACCAGGCATGTGGATACCAGGGATAAACTCACCTTTGTCTGTACACCCAATAATCCCACGGGAAACTGTTTTGATATCCGGGATATTGAAGCTCTTATAATGGTCACATCAGGACTTGTCGTCGTGGATGAGGCCTATATTGATTTTTCCGGGGCAGACAGCATGATTGGGAAAATCGGGCAATATGAGCGGTTGGTTGTATTGCGGACATTTTCAAAAGCCTGGTCTGCGGCAGGCATCCGGCTGGGTGTGGCAATTGGAAATCCGGAAATCATATCTTATTTGAATGCCGTCAAATATCCCTATAATATTAACCGGCTTACAGAAGAAAAAGCTCTTTCTCTGTTAGAAAAAAAAGAGACCTATGTAAAAAGACGGGGACTCATCCAAAAAGAGCGGGAAAAGATGTATCGGGCATTGGCCGGTTTCCCGGGTATTAAGACGGTATACCCGTCCGATGCCAATTTTCTTTTGATCAGGTTGAAAAACAATGCTGACAACCTGGTGAAGTCTCTGGCAGAACGGGGTATCATCATCCGAAACCGAAGCAGTCTGCCCCGGTGCGAAAATTGCGTGCGAATCACCATCGGACGGCCAAAGGACAATAATCGTTTGCTGGAAAACATGGAGGATATTTTATCATGAAAAGAGTCCTTTTTATCGACCGGGATGGAACCCTGCTCCGGGAACCGGAAGACGAACAGATTGATTCCTGGGATAAGTTTGAATTTCTTCCCGGTGTGATCCGTAATCTGGGGTATATTGCTGAAAACACCGATTTTGAATTGGTTATGGTTACAAATCAGGACGGGCTGGGGACAAATAGTTTTCCGGAGGAGAACTTCCGGCCGTTTCAGAATAAAATGCTTCAGATATTGAAAGGGGAAGGGATCACTTTCAATGATATTTTGATTGACCGGAGTTTTCCGGAAGATAAAGCTCCAACCCGTAAGCCGGGTACGGCCATGCTTACAAAATATCTTAAAGGGGATTATAATCTCACAGGTTCATACGTAATCGGTGACCGTCAAAGCGATGCGGATCTGGCAGGGAATCTGGGCGCAAAAAGTATCCTGATTACGGAAAATAAGAATCTGAAAGGAGATTTTCTTGTATCCTCCTGGAAAGAGATTCCTCTCATTCTCTGTTTTGAAGAACGAAAAGTGGAAATAAAGCGTGAAACACGGGAAACAAAGGTCTTTTTAAATCTCAATGTAGATGGCAGGGGGGATTCGGATATCCATACAGGTATCGGCTTTTTTGATCACATGTTGGAACAGGTGGGTTTCCACAGCAAAAGTGATTTAAAAATCATTGTGCAGGGAGATCTTCAGGTGGATGAACATCACACCGTGGAAGATACGGCCATCGCTCTGGGACAGGCTTATAAAAAGGCGCTGGGTGATAAGAAGCAGATAAACCGGTATGCTTTTCTTTTACCCATGGACGAATCTTTGGCTCAAGTGGCTCTTGATTTTTCCGGCCGTTCTTATCTTCAATGGGATGTAAGCTTCACCCGGGAAAAGATTGGAGATATGCCCACTGAGTTGTTCAAACACTTTTTCGAGAGTTTTGTCCGACATGCAGAATGTACACTCCATATTCAGGCAAGAGGAGAAAACGAACACCACATAGCCGAAGCCATTTTCAAAGCTTTTGGAAAAACACTGCGGCAGGCGATGGCACGTCACCCCGAAAACGCCGACACGGCCAGCACGAAAGGAGTCCTGTGAAAACCGGTATCATACGTTATTCCGCCGGGAATATCTATTCCGTTGCCATGGCTCTGGAAAGGCTCGGGGCTTCCTACCTTGTTAGCGACAATCCGGAGCTTTTAAAGACCTGCGACCGCATGATTTTTCCCGGTGTGGGTGAAGCGGCATCGGCCATAAAAGACCTTGAATCAAAGGGACTTACAGAATTTATTAGAAGTTATGAACGCCCGTTTTTGGGAATATGCCTGGGGATGCAGATACTGTGCAGGGATACGGAAGAAAACAATGCGACGGGATTGGAGATTTTCAGTCCAAAGGTCCGAAAATTCCAGGGAGATCTGAAAATCCCCCACATGGGCTGGAATACCCTGCACAAACTGAATTCGGTTCTATTTAGTGGTATTCCTGAGGGATGCAGCGTCTATTTTGTCCACAGCTATTATGCTGAATTATCCGATCAGACCTCTTCCCGGTGTGGATACGGAAAAGATTTTTCATCCTCCCTGGAAAATGGGAATTACTACGGTGTACAGTTTCATCCGGAAAAAAGTGGTGAAACAGGTTCGAAAATCCTTCAAAACTTTCTGGAGAAGACATGATTATCATTCCGGCGATAGACATTATGGATGGACAGGTTGTCCGTCTTGAAAAAGGAGAATTTTCCCGGAGGAAAAACTATGATACCGATCCTGTTTCACTGGCACAATCCTATAAAACCGCCGGATTTTCCCATCTGCATGTTGTCGATCTGGACGCGGCAAAGACGGGCAAGCCGGTCAATCAGTCATTGATAATTGAAATTACCGGTAAAACCGGACTCCGGTTAGATGTGGGCGGGGGGCTGAGAAGGGAGGAGGACATTGCCTGTTTCCTTGATCATGGGGTTTCAGCCGTAAATATCGGAAGCCTGGCAGTGACAGAACCGGAAAAGACATCCGAACTGATTCGAAAAATTGGCGGGGACAGGATTTATATCAGCCTGGATTTACTGGGAGATGATGTACGCATAAATGGTTGGCAGGAAAAAGCCCGGATCAAATGGCAGAATCTCATGCAAACCCTCATTGAAGCCGGAGCGAAAACATTTGTCATGACGGATATCAGTCGGGATGGCATGCTTTCCGGAATATCTGAAGCATTCTACACAAAAATTCTGAACAGTTTCCCGGATATTCACTTAATTGCCGGCGGTGGAGTTGGCGGCTTGGAAGATATCCGGATGCTGGACCGGTTGGATGTCTATGGTGTGATTACAGGGAAAGCCCTGTTAGAAGGAAAACTGAAAACCGAAGAACTGTCGGAGTGGTTATGCTGAAAAAACGCATTATCCCCTGTTTGGATATTAAAAACGGGCGGACGGTAAAAGGAGTAAATTTTATCAATCTTCAGGATGCCGGTGATCCTGTGGAACTGGCACAGGCCTATTCGGATCAGGGTGCCGATGAACTGGTTTTTCTGGATATTACCGCTACGGTGGAAAAACGAAAAACACTGGCTGAACTGGTTCGAAATATTGCACGGGCTATCAATATCCCATTTACAGTCGGTGGCGGGATATCCTCAGTGGAGGATGTGAATATTCTTCTGGATTCCGGCGCGGATAAAATCTCCATAAATACTTCCGCCGTCAATAATCCGGATTTAATTGATCGACTGGCAAGTCGTTTTGGAAGCCAGTGTGTGGTTTTAGCTTTGGATACAAAAAAGATAAATGGAACGGACATTGTCTTCATCCATGGTGGCAGGACTCCTACAAAGAAGAAGACATTTGAATGGATGCAAGAAGGAACAGAGCGGGGGGCAGGTGAAATTTTGCTTACATCCATGGATCATGACGGGACAAAACACGGATTTGCCCTGGAACTCACACAAAAAGCCTCCGAAAGGGTTAAGGTTCCGGTCATTGCCAGTGGCGGCGCCGGAACCATGGAACACTTTGCCCGTGTATTCAAAACGGGGAAAGCCGATGCAGCCCTTGCAGCTTCTGTATTTCATTATGGAGAAATAAAAATACCGGAATTGAAAACATATCTTTACAATCAAAATATCGAGGTCAGATTATGATTGATTTCAACAAATCGGGCGGGCTCGTTCCTGCAATTATTCAGGACAGCCGGAGCGGAATCGTACTCATGCTGGGTTACATGAACCGTGAAGCCTATGAAAAAACAGTGAAGGAAAAAAAGGTCACCTTTTTCAGCCGCAGTCGGCAAAAACTCTGGACAAAGGGAGAGACGAGCGGGAATTTTCTTACTGTAAAAGAAATTCTCACCGATTGTGATAAAGATACACTTTTAATTAAAGCTGTGCCCGTCGGCCCCGTTTGCCATACAGGGGCTGACACCTGTTTTAATGAAGTCAACCAGTTTGATTCACTTGTATTTTTACAATCACTGGAGACACTCATTCAGGAAAGAAAGAGAGAGTTACCGGAAAAATCCTATACAACCCGCCTGTTTCGGGAAGGGATTTCTAAAATCTCACAAAAAGTGGGTGAAGAAGCCGTGGAAACGATTATTGAAGCTATGAAAGAAGATAAAGAGCACTTTAAAGAAGAAAGTGCAGACTTGATATATCATCTATTAGTCCTGGCAACTGCACTTAATGTAACCCTCAGTGAAATTGTGTCGGTTCTTGAAAAAAGACATTTCAGCAAATAAACATTTCAAAAGAATCTGTTTATATAATTAAAAAAAGCCCCGGGATTTCTTCCGGGGCTTTTTCACCAACTCATGATCAAAGGAACCCTAAAACCACGATAACTTATATAAGGCGTCCACACGCATTTTCAGTCTTTTGTGATTCTTATTCAGATCATCTGAAAGTTCTTCAATCCTGTCTCCATATTTTTCAAGCTCATCCGCTTTAGCCTTAACATTTGAGGATTTCACTTCGATATCTTCCTCAAAGTCTTCAGCATCATAGAAGGGACTCAACATTCTCAGAACACCTGCAACGGCTGTAACCCCGATTTTCCCGGCTTCTTCTGCAATATCTGCGGCCTTATCAACCAGGATTTTAATTTCTTTTTTCATACTATTGCAGAGAGTGAAATACTCCACAGCGAGTTTTTGTTCATAAGGATTTAGTTTTACTTCCTGACCATTGATAAAGAGTTTTCCATCGTTATAAATCTTCACATTCTCCGAGGATCTGTTTTCAGGGTATATCTTCACATACTCTGAATGAAAGGAAAATCGAAGATCCTTATTGGAATCTATCAGATTCATATCATCAAAATCATGAATATGCATGGCTCCCAGGGCAAGGGGAAGCAATAACATAAAGAGTATAGGTGCGATTTTTCTCATTTTTTGTCTCCTTTTTTGATAAGAGTACGGTAACAGAATAATCGTTGTCTTTTTTATATAAAAATCTTTGAAAAAAAAATCAAAAGAGTTTAAATTAACCAAATGGTTAAACCATACAGTTAACTTGGAGGTATCATGTCCGGTGCACAGACAAAATTAATGATTCTGAATGCAGCACGGGATGTCTTTATGGTTAAGGGCTATGATGGCGCCCGGATGCAGGAAATTGCTGACAGGGCCGGAATCAACAAAGCAATGCTCCATTATTACTTTCATACAAAGTATGAACTTTTTCAAGAAGTGTTTTATCATATTATGGATCTTTTTTTTCCGGTCATTCTGAAGACACTGGAGGAAACAATCTCAATAAGGGAAAAGATTAGCATTATTGTGGACAGCTACATGAATTTCTTTAAGCAATATTCATTTATCCCTGCTTTTATCATGAGAGAAATGACACATCAACCGCACTGGTTTACACAATATCTCAAATCACATGGTGTAAATCCGCCGGAAATCATTAAAAATCTTGAGGAAGATCAACTGTCAGAAATGGATGCAAAGGATATTGAGCACCTTATTGTAAATATTCTCTCGCTTTGCATATTTCCCATTGCTGCAAGTCCGGTATTGAAAGAGATGATTTTTGAAAATAGTGATATTGATTGGAAACGTTTTATCGATGAACGAAAACAGGTGATCAAGGAGGTCATATACAATGCGTATAAGCTTTAACCATGTATTTAAAACAATAATAAGCCTGATGATTGTTGTTTTAGTCCAATCTTGTTCTGAGGAAGCACGTGAATTTGATGCTCAGGGTAATTTTGAAACGGAAGAAATTCATGTATCTGCCCGGGAAAGCGGCATACTTTTATGGAGCACCTTCAAGGAAGGTGAAAAGCTGTTTCGTGGGGATACAGTTGGATTAATTGATACTATGATGTTTCATCTGATAAAGGCGCAACTTCTTGCCCAACGTGATCTTATTGATTTTAAACATCGGTCCGTTGATGCAGAAAAAGCAGTACTTCATGCCCGGTTAAAACCTTTATTAAACGATTTAAAACGGTTAGAAGCATTATATGAATCTGATGTTGCAACGCAACAGGAGCTGGATCATTTACAGGGTAATGTTGAAACACTCAAAAAACAGCTTGAAGCATTGGATGTGAAAGAAGAAAGTATCAGGCATGAAAAAGATGTTCTCGATAAACAGATACAGCAGATAGATCTTCATCTCAGGCAATGCTACATCATAAATCCGGTAAGTGGCACTTTGATAACCCGATACGTTCAACCGGGTGAATTGATTCAGCCCGGCAGATATTTATATACAATAGCGCCATTGAATCCTTTGACGCTCCGTGCATATATCAGTGGTAATCAGCTTTCGGAAATAAGCATAGGTGATACGGTTACGGTATTAACCGACAGTACAAATGGATATCAAACCCATCAGGGTATTGTCAGGTGGATTTCATCTGAAGCGGAATTTACACCCAGGCAGATTCAAACACGGGAAGAACGTGTGGATCTGGTTTATGCTATCAGAATTGATGTACCCAATCCGGATGGAGTTTTAAAAACAGGAATGCCGGCAGAGGTTATTTTTTAGAATATGATAGAACTCCGGGAAATAAGAAAATCGTTTGGGGCGGTTCATGCCTTGAAATCTGTAAATCTATCAGTATCCAAAGGTGAACTTCATGGCCTTATTGGTCCGGATGGTTCAGGGAAAACCACACTTTTCCGCATACTGACCACATTATATCTTCCGGACAGTGGTATTGCAACCATTGGAGGAATGGATGTTGTAAAATCCTATAAGAAAATTCGGCGGATTCTCGGATATATGCCTGGAAAATTTTCATTATATCAGGATTTAACAGTCGAAGAAAACCTCAAATTCTTTGCTGCTGTATTTAATGTCCGTGTAAAAGATAATTATGAGCTTATTCGTCCCATTTATTCACAAATTGAACCTTTTAAAAAACGCCGTGCAGGTGCTTTATCGGGAGGAATGAAACAAAAACTGGCCCTGTCCTGTGCGCTTATTCACAAGCCGGAGGTTTTACTGCTGGATGAACCAACAACGGGTGTTGATGCAATCTCACGTCGGGAATTCTGGGATATGCTGGATCATTTGATTTCTTTAGGATTGACCATTCTTGTCTCGACACCCTACATGGATGAAGCTGCCCGATGTCACAAAATCTCACTCATTCATGAAGGTGACATTTTCAAAACGGGATCTCCTCAAATGATTGTTCAGGATTTCGATCGGATTCTCTACTCATTAAGAACTTCACAGCGGTTGCAAATGCTCAGGTACTTACGAAGCAGGAATGAAGTATATCTTGCATATCCCAGCGGTCAATCCATTCATTTCAGTTTTCATAAATCGCAGAATAATATTGAGAGAATCATTGTATCATCCGGTATTCCGTATGCACATTTACACCAAATTTCCCCTGAAATAGAAGATTTTTTTATGGAAAGGCTTGGGAAGTCGTGAAGGATAAACCCATTATTACTGTAAAAAATCTCACAAAGAAATTCGGTCATTTTATTGCAAATGATGCCCTGACTTTTGATGTCTATCCTGGAGAAATATTTGGTTTCCTCGGAGCCAATGGGGCAGGGAAAACAACAGCCATGCGAATTTTATGTGGTTTATCAAAGCCGAGTAGTGGTGATGCTTATGTTGCAGGGTATTCAGTAAAAAAAGCTCCCGAAAAAATCAAAAAACGCATCGGATATATGAGTCAGAAATTTTCCTTGTATGAAGATTTGACTGTT
It encodes:
- the hisC gene encoding histidinol-phosphate transaminase, translating into MDKIIRQNIRTLKPYSSARDEFKGKAELFLDANESPWDDGSQLNRYPDPMQRDLRKKIAEYFKVDEETLFIGNGSDEAIDLLIRITCEPGVDRIVQFPPTYGMYEVQARIQNAGIKNILLNEDFTLPVDEYTRHVDTRDKLTFVCTPNNPTGNCFDIRDIEALIMVTSGLVVVDEAYIDFSGADSMIGKIGQYERLVVLRTFSKAWSAAGIRLGVAIGNPEIISYLNAVKYPYNINRLTEEKALSLLEKKETYVKRRGLIQKEREKMYRALAGFPGIKTVYPSDANFLLIRLKNNADNLVKSLAERGIIIRNRSSLPRCENCVRITIGRPKDNNRLLENMEDILS
- the hisH gene encoding imidazole glycerol phosphate synthase subunit HisH: MKTGIIRYSAGNIYSVAMALERLGASYLVSDNPELLKTCDRMIFPGVGEAASAIKDLESKGLTEFIRSYERPFLGICLGMQILCRDTEENNATGLEIFSPKVRKFQGDLKIPHMGWNTLHKLNSVLFSGIPEGCSVYFVHSYYAELSDQTSSRCGYGKDFSSSLENGNYYGVQFHPEKSGETGSKILQNFLEKT
- a CDS encoding ABC transporter ATP-binding protein codes for the protein MIELREIRKSFGAVHALKSVNLSVSKGELHGLIGPDGSGKTTLFRILTTLYLPDSGIATIGGMDVVKSYKKIRRILGYMPGKFSLYQDLTVEENLKFFAAVFNVRVKDNYELIRPIYSQIEPFKKRRAGALSGGMKQKLALSCALIHKPEVLLLDEPTTGVDAISRREFWDMLDHLISLGLTILVSTPYMDEAARCHKISLIHEGDIFKTGSPQMIVQDFDRILYSLRTSQRLQMLRYLRSRNEVYLAYPSGQSIHFSFHKSQNNIERIIVSSGIPYAHLHQISPEIEDFFMERLGKS
- the hisF gene encoding imidazole glycerol phosphate synthase subunit HisF, giving the protein MLKKRIIPCLDIKNGRTVKGVNFINLQDAGDPVELAQAYSDQGADELVFLDITATVEKRKTLAELVRNIARAINIPFTVGGGISSVEDVNILLDSGADKISINTSAVNNPDLIDRLASRFGSQCVVLALDTKKINGTDIVFIHGGRTPTKKKTFEWMQEGTERGAGEILLTSMDHDGTKHGFALELTQKASERVKVPVIASGGAGTMEHFARVFKTGKADAALAASVFHYGEIKIPELKTYLYNQNIEVRL
- a CDS encoding DUF2884 family protein; this encodes MRKIAPILFMLLLPLALGAMHIHDFDDMNLIDSNKDLRFSFHSEYVKIYPENRSSENVKIYNDGKLFINGQEVKLNPYEQKLAVEYFTLCNSMKKEIKILVDKAADIAEEAGKIGVTAVAGVLRMLSPFYDAEDFEEDIEVKSSNVKAKADELEKYGDRIEELSDDLNKNHKRLKMRVDALYKLSWF
- a CDS encoding ATP phosphoribosyltransferase, whose protein sequence is MLTLAIQKKGRLHDNTMSLLKDCGIRLSNGGKDGLIADADNFPLRVLYLRDDDIPECIYDGAADIGIVGENVIQEKRKDLKIIKRLGFARCRLSIAVPKNMNISKPENLNGLSIATSYPEILSHYLDEKNIRASIYEISGSVEISPGIGLADAIFDIVSSGSTLLSNGLKEIITVMTSEAVLAGKELEPEKQQILDQLVFRLKAVREAERNKYILLNAPDDKLDAITRIIPGMKSPSVIPLARKGWSSVHSVISEDDFWENIEQLKKTGAEGILIIPIEKMVR
- a CDS encoding TetR/AcrR family transcriptional regulator — encoded protein: MSGAQTKLMILNAARDVFMVKGYDGARMQEIADRAGINKAMLHYYFHTKYELFQEVFYHIMDLFFPVILKTLEETISIREKISIIVDSYMNFFKQYSFIPAFIMREMTHQPHWFTQYLKSHGVNPPEIIKNLEEDQLSEMDAKDIEHLIVNILSLCIFPIAASPVLKEMIFENSDIDWKRFIDERKQVIKEVIYNAYKL
- a CDS encoding bifunctional phosphoribosyl-AMP cyclohydrolase/phosphoribosyl-ATP diphosphatase HisIE, translated to MMIDFNKSGGLVPAIIQDSRSGIVLMLGYMNREAYEKTVKEKKVTFFSRSRQKLWTKGETSGNFLTVKEILTDCDKDTLLIKAVPVGPVCHTGADTCFNEVNQFDSLVFLQSLETLIQERKRELPEKSYTTRLFREGISKISQKVGEEAVETIIEAMKEDKEHFKEESADLIYHLLVLATALNVTLSEIVSVLEKRHFSK
- a CDS encoding efflux RND transporter periplasmic adaptor subunit → MRISFNHVFKTIISLMIVVLVQSCSEEAREFDAQGNFETEEIHVSARESGILLWSTFKEGEKLFRGDTVGLIDTMMFHLIKAQLLAQRDLIDFKHRSVDAEKAVLHARLKPLLNDLKRLEALYESDVATQQELDHLQGNVETLKKQLEALDVKEESIRHEKDVLDKQIQQIDLHLRQCYIINPVSGTLITRYVQPGELIQPGRYLYTIAPLNPLTLRAYISGNQLSEISIGDTVTVLTDSTNGYQTHQGIVRWISSEAEFTPRQIQTREERVDLVYAIRIDVPNPDGVLKTGMPAEVIF
- the hisB gene encoding bifunctional histidinol-phosphatase/imidazoleglycerol-phosphate dehydratase HisB, translated to MKRVLFIDRDGTLLREPEDEQIDSWDKFEFLPGVIRNLGYIAENTDFELVMVTNQDGLGTNSFPEENFRPFQNKMLQILKGEGITFNDILIDRSFPEDKAPTRKPGTAMLTKYLKGDYNLTGSYVIGDRQSDADLAGNLGAKSILITENKNLKGDFLVSSWKEIPLILCFEERKVEIKRETRETKVFLNLNVDGRGDSDIHTGIGFFDHMLEQVGFHSKSDLKIIVQGDLQVDEHHTVEDTAIALGQAYKKALGDKKQINRYAFLLPMDESLAQVALDFSGRSYLQWDVSFTREKIGDMPTELFKHFFESFVRHAECTLHIQARGENEHHIAEAIFKAFGKTLRQAMARHPENADTASTKGVL
- the hisD gene encoding histidinol dehydrogenase, whose product is MQKLYQPNMKFVERLFDRKNTPDAEMLKKTMSIFKSVKRNGDEAVKAYTRTFDGVDVSGLCMPILMEDFESRVDDSLKEAIAWAAENIRTFHEKQIPGKNENYTIDVRPGISCGLRYLPVETAGIYIPGGTAPLFSSVLMLVIPAQLAGCKKIVCCTPPDKEGSVNPVIGYTLAYLGIDRVYLAGGAQAVAAMTYGTESIPRADKIAGPGNAWVTLAKQVAFLNGTGIDLPAGPSEVAILADDSADLEFVAADCLSQAEHGFDSQVLVVTTSERIYNDLIPEITRRLNQLPRKDMAKQSLEKSFLIYVPNLEDAVSITNLYAPEHLIIQTRDAETISKKVENAGSVFVGRWTPESAGDYASGTNHTLPTSGNAAHTGGVTVKTFMKTMTTQMITREGLKELGPRVMTMAQAETLDGHSEAVRIRLKKLKGYTNG
- the hisA gene encoding 1-(5-phosphoribosyl)-5-[(5-phosphoribosylamino)methylideneamino]imidazole-4-carboxamide isomerase translates to MIIIPAIDIMDGQVVRLEKGEFSRRKNYDTDPVSLAQSYKTAGFSHLHVVDLDAAKTGKPVNQSLIIEITGKTGLRLDVGGGLRREEDIACFLDHGVSAVNIGSLAVTEPEKTSELIRKIGGDRIYISLDLLGDDVRINGWQEKARIKWQNLMQTLIEAGAKTFVMTDISRDGMLSGISEAFYTKILNSFPDIHLIAGGGVGGLEDIRMLDRLDVYGVITGKALLEGKLKTEELSEWLC